The sequence TGTTTTGTCCTTAAACCTGAGTTGTTTGAACAtaaattgctgtttttcctgtgtgaGCTTAATCATTTTGATTAGTTAAAAACTTGTTATTTCTGAATCACTGCTTGTTGTCTTTCTATTTCAGGAAAATCAAGTACATCTTCAAAAGCTAGTGTGAGTGGCTCTAAACTTTCAACTGGTACAAATAGGCTGGCCCTGGTCAGACCTGCTAGGGTGTCATCTCTGCAGGCTGTCAGTACTGAGAGATCCAGCAAGCAAGAAAGATCAGCTAGTACTCCCAAAACATCTAGTGCTGTAAGCTTGGCTAAATCTTCAGCTTCTGCAACGTCATCTGATACTGTAGGCAGCGGAATTCAGAGGATGAGCTCTCTTCCCAATCTGCAGAGGCTATGCCAACAAAGTAAAGATGGAAGTGCAATAAAAGGAAGCCTGTTCCAAAAGCCCAAGACTAGAGTTTTGTCTGTTCCTACAAGTCAAAATAAGGGTCCAGTGAAAGCTGGAGGTAAGCATATGCTTTACATGGCCTGTCTTCTATCTGACTTGGCTGTTAAATGTTCCTTTGATTGTTTGTTGTTCATTTCACTATACTTCTGTCTACCTCTTGAtagaaacaagtattttaacTGAAAGGTATCCATagttctaaaaacaaaatatgaatgtGAATAGAAATTaacaaagcatttctttttagaTATAACACCGAACAAGTTGGCACCAAAAGTAGCACCATCTCTTGGATTAACATTTTGTGGCTCACTTGGAAGGTAGGTCCAGGCTGAATGTACTTAGGTATACTTAGAATGCAATGTGGACGGTTGTTGCGACAATCTTTAAAAGTTCTAACTTTGAAAGCAACTTCCTCTAGTCCCTTAAGACCCTCCAGGTTAGGCTGTGTTAATGGTTATCGGAAccaatttcaaaattaaaaaaaaaaaaaaaaaaaacaacgaacGACTACAACCAAAGCACTTCAGAAAGAGGATCGCTTTTGTAGGGCTACACTAGAGTTGTTCATGAAAGGATTATGAAGTGAAGTCCCTATAGTGATGCAGGTATTGACTTCATAATATCACCATTCTCTTATTGACCAAAGGCTAATTGATTTCTATTGTCTGGTAAAAGTATTTGAATAAAACTGTTTCTAGAAGCTTCTGGCAAGTGTGTGTTCCTTTTTTAGGGCTATGGCAGTCAGCACTCCCGTGAAAGCTTCAGAAGATGGGATATTTCCGAATTCTGGTTTTCGTGAGAGGTCTGTCTCCATGACTCCTGCCAGTCTGAAACGGTCTGCCTTACCCACACCTGTCCGTCGTATCTCGGGATTTCCAGCAGCGACTCCTAGAACTGCACCAAGAATGGCATCTTCTCCATATGTTGCATCTATTCAAAGCTCTAGCTTTTCTACCAAGAAGACACTTACAAATGGGTAAGGAATAACACCACCATTCCCCCAAAATTAAATAAGTATTGTAGGCAAACTGCCtctaaatgaaatttaatgacTTTCAGGCTTCAGGGTTCTCTGCTGAATGTGAGAGTGTAGAACATCTGAGCATTTAGATGGTGTATAGGacaaatgtgtgtgtatgtatcttGTGATTAGTAAAATACTGTCAGCCTTCAGATGAGCCAGTATTAACATTAAAGAACTATGATCTCATAGGAATTACTTGTATTTCTTGAGCTAGTGGGCAACTTAAAACTTGTCTGATGCTTTGACTgcaaaccagatttttttttagctgatgtttttttttttgctattgttttttGAAGGGAAGTAGGtagataaaattaattttgcccCATTCTAATGGTTCTGTGAAATTACTTGGAAGCATCAGTCAAAGTCAAGGATTTAGTTGACAGCTTCAGTTTGAGGAGGCTTCCATTGAAGTAATGGCTTGTACAAAGTGGGGGAATCCTATGCAGGTAGTTAGCAGCAGCATGTTTTCTGTGAAGAGTATGTTATTGCCTTCATATTAACCCAGCATCTTCTCAAAGTGCCATATATACGCTTGCAGGCTTGCCTCAGGGTTGGTGGTGATGAACACTTTCAGAGATCAGGCATCATTCCTACTTTGTCGTGTTACTTAAGCTAAATGTCCAAAATAGTCTTTTCCTCTCAACgaaacaaaatttctgtcttTACGATGACTCTATCATACTAATCAGATTACAATTCCTTACAAAAACCCATGTGTGAAATTTAGAAAGCATGTATATGTCAATTTAAGATTAAAGTCTTCACCATCCTAGCTCACTTCTCTGCATGTATAGGCTATAAATTTATAGCAGCACggaatattttgtatttttcaactAACTAGCATGCTTTTGGATCAAAATATGGGAAGCCTTATAGCCATTAAAACTTGGggtaaagaaaaggagaaaatgaagttagGGCACTGCAGCTTTTGAGGAACAGTTTGACTTTATCTGTATTTCATGCTTCCTGCTGAGTAAAGAACTCAGCCAATGTTCTTCTCCCTAGTTCTAAACAGGTGAAGGATGCACAAATATCTTCTTCAGAAGATGAGATATCTCCTCCACCTGTGCTACCTCTCACGCTTGACTTCTCACcagaaaaagctgtgaaagaaacagaagaaaaatcaaaagaggCTGAAGTACAGAATCAGCTGGCTGAAGAGAAACAAACTAAGGAGGTAGGAAATGAGAATCCATTTTTCTATAGAACTAAAactgcttgaaaataaatgaattcaaGCTGAGGGATAAGTAGGAAAAAACACTTCAGGACACAGTTAAAATGGGTTAGCTCTAAGTGTGCACCCTCTAGTGCCTACTGTTAGTACTGAACATCTAGGTTTATTCAGTGTTTAATACCCTATCAAAGCTGAGTGGTCACATACTTGAAGTATTAAACTTCTAGATAAATGCACTGAAGTAGAGTAATACAGTTGCTTAGCAGCAATGCAAATCTACATAGAATGCTTAAGGATTAAACCCCAAAGTTCATGTAGCAGTAAACTTAGTTAACTGTCAAATACTTAGTCCAGCAAACACTATGTTCTTCCCGCTCTCAGTAAAATTAATCTACTGGCTTCATGTTGAAAGCTGGCACTCCTGAAAAGTTTTTTCCTTAATACCTGTGAAGTACCAGTTCAGCGCTATTAACCTGTCAAAGTGTGGCTGTAGACTTCCAAGTATTCAGCGTAGGATAAAAGCTGTAGATGAATTACATGTTATTGTGTCAGTTTCTTACTGCATTAGCTGACCTACTGACAGACTTGAAGTATGTTACAGAATTACTTAGTACGTGTATAGAGAAGCTAAGCCAGACAAAATGTAACTAAAGTCTGGAGCTCTGcagattttgtttaaatattttaattggcTAAGTAACATTGCATAATTGTAGTCaagtcttttaaatatttattactcttatgttttaaatttgacttaatttacaagcaaaaaaaaaatgttctgtgttCCAGAgttcttttgctttgtcttaATGTAATTTCCCTATTTGTGATGCTAGCCATTGGCAGAACAAAAGCTGAGTTTTTATACTGTGCACAAACAATCCTGCAAGAAAAACACCCAAACTAAACTAAATCTGTCCTGTGATTATTACAGCTGTATAAGTAAAATTGGCTTATTGGCACGGAAGATGGAAGAAAACTTTcaactatcttttttttttttcagatgttactGGTAGATATTGAAGTAGATAAATCTCTCCCAGAAGCTTTGGAATGTGAAGGTAGACCTCTGATTGATCTTTCCAATACACCTGAATTGAATAAGATTATTCCCCTAAAGCCTACGTTCTCAGAGCAGGTAAAGGTAAGTTGTATACAGGTCTTCTGGAGAAGATAAACTGGTGCAGATATGCTAGCAGGAAAATGTCAGGTGGCTGCATATGCttgtctgcagagcagctctacAGTAGTGTAGGAATTAATACTAGCTCAATATGTTCAGTATGATACTGCATGTTAATCTGCTCTTAAGTAAAGAACATAATGTTTAAAATCAATGTGCACTAAACTAGAGTCAAGTGAACAGTTTGCaaataagaaaaggaggaggcTGGAGAAGAACCTAATGCTTAAAGAATTTGTTAAAGAATGAAACTTCCTGAAGTCGGAAGTGAATTCTGTCTTCAGTAGAATAGGCATGGTGACTACAAGTCTGTCTCTCCTGTTTAACCCCTCTCGTAAACCCCTCCTCATCTGAAAGGTGAGTTGGAACACAGGCTAAATTTGACAAGAATTTCTGGGCAATTGTTTTTTGTACACAAGTGGCTTGAAGGTGCATTCCTTCAGATGCTTTCAGATGAATGGTGGTAACTATGAGGATGCAGCCTCTGACATTAGATGTAGTTGGGATCAATTTAATATCAGGCACTTCAAAACTTCGAAGTATCTCAAAAGGGGATCACAGAAGTCTGACTTCATCTGACTTTTGGGGGTATGTTTAGAGGAGTTCAGAAATGCTCTGTCCTGCCTGGATGATAGCATCACTTGAATATGCATAGTATTGAAAGCTAAAAGCCTTTTAGGTTTTTAAAGGTAAGTATGGGGAATATCTACCTTGTAAGAAGCTTTGAGAAGCTTGTGCTTGTCTAAGAATGAGctagatctttttttttaaaaaaacaaactaatctGAACCTAAATGCTTGAGTGTGGTGCTTGTATCTGTACTTTGGATACTAACAGGAATCCTAAACAAAAATTTAGTACTGTTAATCTCTATTAAGTCTTCTAATAATGTACAAAGAGCTAAACTTcatcatgtattttctttcagttaattGATTTGAGTTCTCCTCTTATCACTCTGAGTCCTGatgtaaacaaagaaaatctggATTCCCCTCTGCTGAAGTTCTGAACTTGGGCTGAAGTGAAGAATTCTTGGTATCTGTGATCTTTAAAGTGTTAGGTGCTACTCTTCACTCACATAGCTTTATGAAGATGAATGGTGAAATGCTGTAGCAATAGAATTGTAAGAGTCCTTATACAGTAAAACTCAGTCCGACGAAGAGTTTTCCTCATGGATATACCACAACGGCGTATTTAAAGTTTAAGTCAAAGGGATAGTCTCTGTATTGGaag comes from Anser cygnoides isolate HZ-2024a breed goose chromosome 1, Taihu_goose_T2T_genome, whole genome shotgun sequence and encodes:
- the GTSE1 gene encoding G2 and S phase-expressed protein 1, with product MEEGKETVSHHSSHVIEEKLGICMSDVSDIPLLTDEKFDFDLSLSPASGNEDEVFVGPLGHKEKCIAVNIEAKRSTERSVPASDDKVMWSPLTGEKFVEIFKEAHLLALQIESGSKTEQNKISQPEEQENQTIEKFVEDSKSKLKILRNENIEKSPRAVKRETYCVWDSPASNLPPGFQEGSDKLLSGDKTYILHTPPNRSPVKIHVSPAKITGSPLTQEQKTKEKNKKVTGKLPVAKPSATLGKSIMLTVEKPKQGKHSISAKRDVTGMGSSEDLISDKSSAASDVFESSLSGSSSVQDKKVLPAPSKPDLKKTHLKLPGVASGLPRKTSSSSSSSSVSSLNSSLPISPIGKNGKSSTSSKASVSGSKLSTGTNRLALVRPARVSSLQAVSTERSSKQERSASTPKTSSAVSLAKSSASATSSDTVGSGIQRMSSLPNLQRLCQQSKDGSAIKGSLFQKPKTRVLSVPTSQNKGPVKAGDITPNKLAPKVAPSLGLTFCGSLGRAMAVSTPVKASEDGIFPNSGFRERSVSMTPASLKRSALPTPVRRISGFPAATPRTAPRMASSPYVASIQSSSFSTKKTLTNGSKQVKDAQISSSEDEISPPPVLPLTLDFSPEKAVKETEEKSKEAEVQNQLAEEKQTKEMLLVDIEVDKSLPEALECEGRPLIDLSNTPELNKIIPLKPTFSEQVKLIDLSSPLITLSPDVNKENLDSPLLKF